Proteins encoded by one window of Fibrobacter succinogenes:
- a CDS encoding radical SAM protein, whose amino-acid sequence MKVCEIFKSIEGEGLRMGQAASFVRLHGCNLRCSYCDSMYAVEGSDFWFMNVGEVLAAVEEYRAESGVKCVTLTGGEPLIHSGVEDLLTALSEAGFEVNVETNGTVPCKWRLPGLFYTMDWKCKSSGMSAQMKMENIETLGENDVLKFVVGSVEDLQEAEDVVARLSLTTPDNMPHIFVSPVWGKLTNEQIVNWMVGSKVMTQNNARFQVQLHKVVWDPDMRGV is encoded by the coding sequence ATGAAAGTTTGCGAAATTTTTAAAAGTATCGAAGGCGAAGGCCTTCGCATGGGGCAGGCGGCTTCGTTCGTGCGTCTGCACGGCTGCAATTTGCGCTGCAGCTATTGCGATTCGATGTATGCTGTCGAAGGTTCAGATTTTTGGTTCATGAACGTGGGGGAGGTTCTCGCTGCGGTTGAAGAATATCGCGCAGAATCTGGCGTAAAATGCGTGACGCTCACCGGAGGCGAACCGCTGATTCATTCAGGCGTTGAAGATTTGCTCACCGCGCTTAGTGAAGCGGGCTTTGAAGTCAATGTGGAAACGAACGGCACGGTCCCTTGCAAATGGCGGTTGCCAGGGCTCTTCTACACAATGGACTGGAAATGCAAAAGCAGCGGCATGTCTGCCCAAATGAAGATGGAAAACATCGAAACGCTCGGTGAAAATGACGTGCTCAAGTTTGTTGTCGGAAGCGTCGAAGACCTGCAAGAAGCGGAAGACGTTGTCGCGCGACTCTCGCTAACGACTCCTGATAATATGCCGCACATCTTTGTGTCGCCGGTATGGGGCAAGCTCACCAACGAGCAAATAGTCAATTGGATGGTGGGTAGCAAGGTCATGACGCAAAACAACGCACGCTTCCAAGTGCAGTTGCATAAAGTCGTGTGGGACCCCGACATGCGCGGGGTATAG
- the queC gene encoding 7-cyano-7-deazaguanine synthase QueC, whose translation MKDALLVLSGGMDSVTLLYERAADIALAVSFDYGSNHNDKEIPFARMHCEKLGIPHITIPLKFMHDYFTSSLLSGADAIPEGTYADENMKSTVVPFRNGIMLSVAAGLAESRDLKRVMMANHFGDHAIYPDCREEFVKNMSAAISAGTYANITIDAPYTNISKADIARKGKVLSLDYSETWSCYKGGKIHCGKCATCLERKAALAEAGINDTTEYEA comes from the coding sequence ATGAAAGACGCACTGCTGGTCTTGTCCGGTGGAATGGACAGCGTGACCTTGCTTTACGAACGTGCCGCCGATATTGCGCTAGCCGTTTCGTTTGATTACGGCAGCAATCACAACGACAAAGAAATTCCTTTTGCACGCATGCATTGCGAAAAGCTCGGGATTCCGCACATTACGATTCCGCTCAAGTTCATGCACGATTACTTTACGTCGTCGCTCCTTTCGGGTGCCGATGCCATCCCAGAAGGGACTTACGCCGATGAGAACATGAAATCGACGGTGGTGCCGTTCCGCAATGGCATCATGCTTTCTGTGGCGGCAGGGCTTGCCGAAAGCCGTGATCTCAAGCGCGTCATGATGGCGAACCACTTTGGCGACCATGCTATTTATCCGGACTGCCGCGAGGAATTTGTGAAGAACATGTCGGCGGCAATTTCGGCGGGCACATACGCAAACATCACGATTGATGCTCCGTACACGAACATTTCCAAGGCGGATATCGCTCGCAAAGGCAAAGTCCTCAGTTTAGATTATAGCGAAACTTGGTCGTGCTACAAGGGTGGCAAAATCCATTGCGGCAAGTGCGCAACCTGCCTGGAACGCAAGGCGGCTCTCGCCGAAGCGGGCATCAACGACACAACGGAATACGAGGCGTAA
- the queD gene encoding 6-carboxytetrahydropterin synthase QueD, whose protein sequence is MYRVIKRIEISGAHKLSLPYESKCRGLHGHNWIITVFCQSETLDENGMVVDFSHIKEIVHGKLDHQFLNDVVDFNPTAENMARWICEQVPHCYKVQVQESEGNTVEYEV, encoded by the coding sequence ATGTACAGAGTTATCAAGCGTATTGAAATTTCTGGGGCTCACAAGCTCTCGCTCCCGTACGAAAGCAAGTGCCGAGGTCTGCATGGCCACAACTGGATTATCACGGTGTTCTGCCAGTCCGAAACGCTGGACGAAAACGGCATGGTGGTCGATTTTTCGCACATCAAGGAAATTGTCCACGGCAAGCTGGATCATCAATTTTTGAACGATGTGGTGGACTTTAATCCGACGGCGGAGAATATGGCGCGCTGGATTTGCGAACAGGTGCCGCATTGCTACAAGGTGCAGGTCCAGGAAAGCGAAGGCAATACCGTCGAGTACGAAGTTTAG